From one Trifolium pratense cultivar HEN17-A07 linkage group LG1, ARS_RC_1.1, whole genome shotgun sequence genomic stretch:
- the LOC123890096 gene encoding tyrosine--tRNA ligase 1, cytoplasmic-like → MEQKVVTVLFYRPPKIVEGNPCRRVVLPWFNEFNVERSDENGGNKTFNSFEEVVADYETGELHPNDLKLALSASLNKIIEPVRKHFENDKDAIELQKQFKACKIPK, encoded by the exons aTGGAACAAAAGGTTGTGACTGTCCTC ttttATCGCCCACCAAAGATTGTTGAGGGAAACCCAtgtagg CGCGTTGTCTTACCGTGGTTTAACGAGTTTAATGTGGAGCGTAGTGACGAAAATGGTGGGAATAA GACGTTCAATAGCTTCGAAGAGGTGGTTGCTGACTATGAAACCGGAGAATTACACCCAAATGACCTTAAACTAGCTTTGTCGGCATCATTGAATAAAATTATCGAG CCGGTAAGGAAACACTTTGAAAACGACAAGGATGCTATAGAGCTACAGAAACAATTCAAG GCTTGCAAAATCCCCAAGTAA
- the LOC123912803 gene encoding uncharacterized protein LOC123912803, producing MGLGKLFAHLLVLRSSGFSEKVFVGILSILCRMQAERDLAEGLLLCLICLVSNLFCPYVSVLISFSFIPSRSLFCGGCSFSFLYSLKWLRSLCPTYLCIQD from the exons ATGGGTTTGGGTAAGCTTTTCGCCCACTTGCTTGTTTTACGTTCGTCTGGATTCAGCGAAAAGGTATTTGTCGGAATACTTTCCATTTTGTGTCGGATGCAGGCGGAAAGGGATTTGGCAGAAGGTTTGCTTTTGTGCTTGATTTGTCTCGTTTCCAATTTGTTTTGCCCATATGTATCGGTTTTGATTTCTTTCTCCTTCATTCCGTCTCGCTCTCTCTTTTGTGGTGGTTGTTCTTTTTCGTTTTTGTATTCTCTGAAATGGCTG AGGAGTTTATGTCCGACCTATTTGTGCATACAAG ATTAA